The proteins below are encoded in one region of Microvirga ossetica:
- a CDS encoding squalene/phytoene synthase family protein — protein sequence MSAQSPQPAKRPRDENFPVASLLLSPEYRTAVLAFYAFARIADDIADAPDLKATEKLQRLEALEQALASGDPAIPQAARLHAVDAQHRAGLVHARNLLRAFRQDAVKARYTDWAELIDYCRLSANPVGRFLLALHKEHSAAQVPADALCTALQILNHLQDCGRDREELGRIYVPIRWMMGAGSERAFFDPSHAALRRDVFDAMLDRVDALIDRAQSLPEHLDNTRLRAQSVATIVLARRLSTRLRHADPVHERVQVSWADAGMAFLHGLGSTLRTPSSSDSRVTAAAVRRSGSSFRLGMRSLQPERRRAIHAVYAFCRAVDDIADGAAPAPEKRAFLHEWRRELDRLHRAPETPIGRELARASSLFKLPLEEGHALLDGMEMDSSDRVRLASDDELGLYGRRVAGSVGALSIRIFGAPMAHDFALDLGRTLQLVNILRDVDEDAAHERVYIPLSRLAQLGLQDAPAATLVADPRFARVCEGLAEDARAGFAAADAALMHFDRHALKPAILMMENYRCVLDRLQARGWGTRHGKLRLSTADRLHLLTRAMRPA from the coding sequence GTGAGCGCGCAGAGCCCGCAACCGGCCAAGCGGCCGCGCGACGAGAACTTTCCCGTCGCTTCCCTCCTGCTCTCGCCCGAATACCGGACTGCCGTTCTCGCCTTCTACGCCTTCGCCCGCATAGCCGACGACATCGCCGATGCTCCTGACCTGAAGGCGACCGAGAAGCTCCAGCGCCTCGAGGCGCTGGAGCAGGCGCTCGCCAGCGGCGATCCTGCCATTCCCCAGGCGGCGCGGCTGCATGCCGTCGATGCGCAGCACAGGGCCGGACTCGTTCATGCGCGCAACCTGCTGCGCGCCTTCCGCCAGGATGCGGTGAAAGCCCGCTACACCGACTGGGCCGAGCTGATCGATTACTGCCGTCTCTCCGCCAATCCGGTCGGCCGCTTCCTGCTGGCGCTGCATAAGGAGCATTCCGCCGCGCAGGTCCCGGCTGACGCCCTCTGCACGGCGCTGCAGATCCTCAACCATCTGCAGGATTGCGGGCGCGACCGGGAGGAGCTTGGCCGCATCTATGTTCCGATCCGGTGGATGATGGGAGCAGGCTCCGAGCGGGCCTTCTTCGACCCGTCGCACGCTGCGCTTCGCCGCGATGTCTTCGATGCCATGCTCGACCGAGTCGACGCCCTGATCGATCGGGCGCAATCCCTGCCCGAGCATCTCGACAACACCCGCCTGCGCGCGCAGAGCGTCGCGACGATCGTGCTCGCCCGGCGCCTGAGCACACGCCTGCGCCACGCCGATCCGGTCCATGAGCGCGTGCAGGTGAGCTGGGCCGATGCCGGCATGGCCTTCCTGCACGGGCTCGGAAGCACGCTTCGCACGCCGTCTTCCAGCGACAGCCGTGTGACGGCTGCGGCGGTCCGGCGCTCCGGCTCGTCGTTTCGTCTCGGCATGCGCAGCCTCCAGCCAGAGCGCCGCCGCGCCATCCACGCGGTCTATGCCTTCTGCCGTGCGGTCGACGACATCGCCGACGGCGCGGCCCCTGCCCCGGAGAAGCGGGCTTTCCTGCACGAGTGGCGGCGCGAGCTCGACCGGCTGCACCGCGCGCCGGAAACACCGATCGGGCGCGAACTCGCCCGCGCCTCGAGCCTGTTCAAGCTGCCGCTTGAGGAAGGCCATGCCCTTCTCGACGGCATGGAGATGGACAGTTCCGATCGGGTGCGCCTCGCCAGCGATGACGAGCTCGGCCTTTACGGCCGGCGGGTCGCGGGCTCCGTCGGCGCCCTGTCGATCCGCATCTTCGGCGCGCCCATGGCCCATGACTTCGCGCTCGATCTCGGGCGCACCCTGCAGCTGGTGAACATCCTGCGCGACGTGGACGAGGATGCCGCCCACGAACGCGTCTACATCCCGCTCTCCCGCCTCGCCCAGCTCGGCCTTCAGGATGCGCCGGCTGCGACCCTCGTCGCCGATCCGCGCTTTGCCCGCGTCTGCGAAGGCCTCGCGGAGGACGCGCGGGCCGGCTTCGCGGCAGCCGACGCAGCGCTCATGCATTTCGACCGCCATGCGCTCAAACCCGCGATCCTGATGATGGAGAACTACCGCTGCGTGCTCGATCGGCTGCAGGCGCGTGGCTGGGGCACGCGCCACGGCAAGCTGCGCCTGAGCACCGCCGACCGCCTGCATCTTCTCACCCGCGCCATGAGGCCCGCATGA
- a CDS encoding hydroxysqualene dehydroxylase, giving the protein MTARRTHIVGAGVAGLSAALAVTAEGGEAVLYEAAPQAGGRCRTLHPADGFVHDNGTHVLFTANTRALDVLKTIGARERWLEPEPKGLPVFDRPTGAMRRIGLSPWSWLLPSRRPHGLTLSDLARILQLVFASKDCPVAAIIGQRPIMDSLIEPLTVAVLNTPAAQASSQRLGHALRQLIRPGAGRLLVARNGLGRDLIEPAVATLQARGASILTGQRLRMLLSTGERVIGLTLTDRTVMLGADDRVILALPPYEVERLLPSLAVPKAFEPILNVHYRMQGSGQRRFVGLTGTLAQWAMIRDDHVSVTVSAADAVIDRAAADVAVQIWREIAPALCLLGLEAHAHRQPETRVVKEKRATIRQAAEPLPQPPVRPLANLALAGDWIGSLPATIESAVMAGEHAASILRHAPGGGPPVSRARPLKREDAA; this is encoded by the coding sequence ATGACGGCGCGGCGCACCCATATCGTCGGAGCGGGCGTCGCGGGCTTGAGCGCGGCACTTGCCGTGACGGCGGAGGGTGGGGAGGCCGTTCTCTATGAGGCAGCCCCGCAAGCGGGCGGGCGCTGCCGGACACTCCATCCCGCCGACGGCTTCGTCCATGACAACGGCACCCATGTGCTGTTCACGGCGAACACGCGTGCGCTAGATGTGCTCAAGACGATCGGCGCCCGTGAGCGCTGGCTCGAGCCGGAGCCCAAAGGGCTGCCCGTTTTCGATCGGCCTACGGGAGCGATGCGCCGGATCGGGCTTTCGCCCTGGTCCTGGCTGCTGCCGTCGCGCCGTCCGCACGGGCTCACGTTAAGCGATCTGGCACGCATCCTGCAGCTCGTCTTCGCGTCGAAGGACTGCCCTGTGGCCGCCATCATCGGGCAGCGTCCCATCATGGACAGCCTGATCGAGCCGCTCACGGTGGCAGTGCTCAACACACCTGCCGCGCAGGCCTCCTCGCAGCGGCTCGGCCATGCCCTGCGCCAGCTCATCCGTCCGGGCGCGGGACGGCTCCTGGTGGCGCGAAACGGCCTGGGTCGCGACCTCATCGAACCCGCTGTCGCTACTCTCCAGGCCCGCGGCGCCTCGATCCTCACCGGGCAGCGCCTGCGCATGCTTCTGAGCACCGGCGAGCGCGTCATCGGGCTTACCCTCACTGACCGCACCGTGATGCTCGGCGCCGACGACCGGGTGATCCTGGCGCTGCCGCCCTACGAGGTGGAACGCCTTCTGCCGTCACTTGCCGTGCCCAAGGCATTCGAGCCCATTCTCAACGTGCATTACCGCATGCAGGGTTCGGGCCAACGGCGCTTCGTCGGGCTCACGGGCACGCTCGCGCAATGGGCAATGATCCGCGACGATCATGTGAGCGTGACCGTCTCCGCCGCCGATGCCGTGATCGACCGCGCTGCGGCCGATGTGGCCGTGCAGATCTGGCGCGAGATCGCGCCGGCCCTCTGCCTGCTCGGCCTCGAAGCACACGCCCATCGGCAGCCGGAAACGCGGGTGGTGAAGGAGAAGCGTGCGACGATCCGCCAAGCGGCAGAGCCACTGCCCCAGCCGCCCGTGCGGCCTTTGGCGAACCTCGCCCTGGCGGGGGACTGGATCGGCTCCCTGCCGGCCACCATCGAGAGCGCCGTCATGGCAGGCGAGCATGCGGCATCCATCCTGCGGCATGCCCCTGGCGGCGGCCCTCCCGTTTCACGCGCTCGCCCCTTGAAGAGGGAGGATGCGGCATGA